One part of the Capricornis sumatraensis isolate serow.1 chromosome 13, serow.2, whole genome shotgun sequence genome encodes these proteins:
- the CCN6 gene encoding cellular communication network factor 6, with translation MRGPLLSTLLLASLSQFCCRAQGAGLSDTGEGSPGEVAEGHHRKQFCHWPCQCPGRKPSCPPGVSLVRDGCGCCKICARQPGDTCNEADLCDPHKGLYCDYSADRPRYETGVCAHLIAVGCEFNGVHYQNGQAFQPNPLFSCLCVGGAIGCTPLFIPKLANRHCSGAKGGEKADQSKCVLGSSQKQLSTSYKTMPAYRNLPLIWKRKCLVQATKWTPCSRTCGMGISNRVTNENANCEMRRERRLCYIQPCDSDISKTAKIPKGKTCQPTFQPVKAEKFVFSGCSSTQSYRPTFCGICLDKRCCVPNKSKMITIQFDCPNEGSFKWKMLWITSCVCQRNCRDPGDMFSELKIL, from the exons TTCTGCTGCAGGGCCCAGGGAGCTGGGCTGTCAGACACAGGCGAAGGAAGTCCTGGAGAGGTGGCAGAAGGGCACCATCGTAAGCAGTTTTGCCACTGGCCCTGTCAGTGCCCCGGTCGGAAGCCCAGCTGCCCTCCTGGAGTGAGCCTGGTGAGAGATGGCTGCGGATGCTGCAAAATCTGTGCCAGGCAGCCAGGGGACACCTGCAACGAAGCTGACCTCTGTGACCCCCACAAAGGGCTGTACTGTGACTACTCAGCAGACAGGCCTAGGTACGAGACCGGAGTGTGTGCAC atCTCATTGCTGTGGGGTGTGAGTTCAACGGGGTGCATTATCAAAATGGCCAGGCATTTCAGCCCAATCCCCTGTTCAGCTGCCTGTGTGTCGGCGGGGCCATTGGATGCACACCTCTGTTCATACCAAAGCTGGCCAACAGGCACTGCTCTGGGGCTAAAGGTGGAGAGAAGGCTGATCAGTCAAAATGTGTCCTGGGGTCATCACAGAAACAGCTCTCAACAAGCTACAAAACAATGCCAG CATATAGGAATCTCCCActgatttggaaaagaaaatgtcttGTGCAAGCAACGAAGTGGACCCCTTGCTCCAGAACATGTGGGATGGGAATATCTAACAGAGTGACCAATGAGAACGCCAACTGTGaaatgagaagagagagaagactgTGTTACATTCAGCCTTGTGACAGTGATATCTCAAAGACAGCAAAG ATTCCCAAAGGAAAAACGTGCCAACCTACTTTCCAACCTGTCAAAGCTGAAaaatttgtcttttctggatgCTCAAGCACTCAGAGTTATAGACCCACTTTCTGTGGAATATGCTTGGATAAGAGATGCTGTGTGCCTAATAAGTCTAAAATGATTACCATTCAATTTGACTGCCCCAATGAAGGGTCATTTAAATGGAAGATGCTGTGGATTACATCTTGTGTGTGTCAGAGAAACTGCAGAGATCCAGGGGATATGTTTTCTGAGCTCAAGATTCTATAA